A stretch of DNA from Salvia hispanica cultivar TCC Black 2014 unplaced genomic scaffold, UniMelb_Shisp_WGS_1.0 HiC_scaffold_1465, whole genome shotgun sequence:
TTATAGAAAGCCAATCTTACCActttttggaattttcgaatgtGACCAGGTGTATATACAATGTGCGATGGCCCAGCACTATCACACGGTCCCTATCTAGGAACTGTAACAATCTGCTCAATAGTTTCGATACTTGTTCTTTCCATCAAGGCTTGTGTATTCACTGTTCATTCTCAACTTGAGGGTGAAGCATCAGTTTCTCTTTCGAGGAAGAGGATACATCTGAAGAAATCTTGGGGAATGCCTGTGCTGTTTCTCTCATCTGTTGTATTTGCTCTGGGCCACATTGTTGTGGCATACCGTACAAGTTGCAAAGCTAGAAGGAAATTCAGTTTTCACCGTGACCCAGAGGCGGTAAGTTCATATCTTTTACTATATCTTTGTGCTCtctattcattatttatatatgccTAGATCACGTTATATAGATTCTCAACATCATTAAGATGACctgaagattaaaaaatgagCATATTGTACaaaaaattcacatatcatGTTATTCTATGAATATGACTGTCATTAAACTTCACTTCATAGGAATATGACAGAAtccaattttcttaattactcTTTCTCTAATTTTCTCTAGATGGTTTTAGGCTTTTAGCTAATAttctttcttgattttcaGGTGCTTTCTTGCAAAGCGATTTTCTCTGGTTACCAGAAGGTTCCACGATCACCGACTCCTGAAGGGAAATCTTTCCGAAGTGAGAGTGCCATGAGGAGAAAAGCACCAGGATTGGTGCAGGATGATGGGGAACTTCCAGTCAGTTTACTTGCTGACAAGGACAGTTTATTCCTTTCTTGTCTTGGGCTAACGGTTCATTACAAGATACACATGCCGGGATCACCTTCACGCTCTTTGTCCTCCACTACACTTTTTGATACACCGTCATTGAGGATTCCTCTGAAGACCCAGTATGGTCTGCATAGGAGTATCAGTAATCAGTTCTATAGTAACGTTTCCCCACTTGATATTCCCCTCCTGGCGAGCACTCCAACATCCCCAATATCTGAGGATATGCCTGTTTTGAGCTTGCATGAgtcttttgagaagaatgaACTCAGTAATCTAGGGTCTCCAATTATGGAAAGAAATGGGGATGCAATTGAACATTGTGGGATTGTTCTAGTCCATGGATTTGGAGGAGGAGTCTTCTCTTGGAGAAAGGTAATGAGCGCTCTTGCCGGACATGCTGGTTGTCCTGTTGCTGCTTTTGATAGACCTGGATGGGGTTTGACGTCAAGGCCACGGAAGAAGGATTGGGAGGAAAATCAATTACCTAATCCTTACAAGTTCGACAGTCAGGTAATGAGTCATATGTATGTGTGATGTGTGCTATCACAGCATGAACAAGAATAACATTTATAATGTGTGATTCTGGCCATTGTAATTTTTCTGATGTATTGGTTGTCATAGCTCCTGCAATCTCACATAAACATGTAATACTATCATTTAAGCCTTTAAGGGTccctactattattttgttaggAGCTTGATCCAGTATTTCTATCACATATATGCATAATACACAAAATGATGCAACTGCTATACTTTCAAATATGGctttattaacataattattaattttctttcactGAGCTCATATATCATAAATAtgattgtatttaaatttatcagGTGGATCTGCTACTTTCATTTTGTATGGAGATGTTTTCATCAGTCGTTCTAATTGGTCACGATGATGGAGGATTACTTGCACTGAAAGCTGTGCAGAAACTTCGGTCATCAGCAAATCCTGTTAATGTAAGCTGGTTACTTTAGTTTATTATACTGATGTAAATGTGATTTTGGTACAAAGTAATACAGAACTTCAGATTaagaattaatttcataagCTATATTTCTCAGCTGGAGATTAAGGGGGTCATATTGCTTAATGTAAGTTTGTCGAGAGAACTGGTTCCTGCCTTTGCCAGAATACTATTACGCACTTCTCTAGGAAAAAAGCACATGGTGCGTCCTCTTCTACGAACAGAAATAACTCAAGTGGTGAATCGGCGAGCTTGGTATGATGCCACCAAACTAACCACTGAAGTCTTGAGCTTATATAAGGTAGTACTATTTTCTGCAGCTAACATCTTGGATGATATTTCTCTGCACAACGACATTAGTTTTTATGACTGATATTGATTTGTTGGTAAAAATGTTTAGCTGCT
This window harbors:
- the LOC125198428 gene encoding uncharacterized protein LOC125198428, translating into MMAKGGWWWEKVRRGLRTVYFMVAMVSSLVVVALPVVVAIVDAVLPCLLISSFTCVNCYGFREHLHRYAFKSSLVDIPLVSIIRSLVIICVYTMCDGPALSHGPYLGTVTICSIVSILVLSIKACVFTVHSQLEGEASVSLSRKRIHLKKSWGMPVLFLSSVVFALGHIVVAYRTSCKARRKFSFHRDPEAVLSCKAIFSGYQKVPRSPTPEGKSFRSESAMRRKAPGLVQDDGELPVSLLADKDSLFLSCLGLTVHYKIHMPGSPSRSLSSTTLFDTPSLRIPLKTQYGLHRSISNQFYSNVSPLDIPLLASTPTSPISEDMPVLSLHESFEKNELSNLGSPIMERNGDAIEHCGIVLVHGFGGGVFSWRKVMSALAGHAGCPVAAFDRPGWGLTSRPRKKDWEENQLPNPYKFDSQVDLLLSFCMEMFSSVVLIGHDDGGLLALKAVQKLRSSANPVNLEIKGVILLNVSLSRELVPAFARILLRTSLGKKHMVRPLLRTEITQVVNRRAWYDATKLTTEVLSLYKTPLHVEGWDQALHEIGKLSYETVLQPQTAALMLNAVEALPVLVIAGAEDALVPLKSVQNLASKLLNSRMVAISGCGHLPHEECPKALLAAISPFISKLLLRPELQRQ